From the Clavibacter phaseoli genome, one window contains:
- the ileS gene encoding isoleucine--tRNA ligase has translation MTYPRPVPDDPSAPDQVAASPRFPDVEKGILAFWKRDDTFRASVERREGCDEWVFYDGPPFANGLPHYGHLLTGYAKDAFPRFQTMRGKQVHRRFGWDTHGLPAELEAMRQLGITEKSEIEEMGVEEFNAVARRSVLEYTGEWEDYVTRSARWVDFEDDYKTLDLDFMESVIWAFKELHAKGLAYEGFRVLPYCWHDQTPLSNHELRMDDDVYRMRQDQSVTVTFPLVGAKAESLGLTAVRALAWTTTPWTLPTNMALAVGPDITYAVVPAGPAGTPDAEAPDALPRESSVQLAAEVLGSEYLIAQDLVGNYAKDLGYASADEARAAVSRTVLGRQLEGVAYDRLWDFYADTEAFGTENAWQVLVADYVTTTDGTGIVHQAPAYGEEDQQVCAAAGIPVILSLDEGGRFVDTVPEVAGELWSDAGKTLTRMLKAQGRLVRQASYEHSYPHCWRCKNPLIYKAVSSWFVRVTDFRDDMVRLNQDIAWTPENVKDGQFGKWIGNARDWSISRNRFWGSPIPVWKSDDPAYPRIDVYGSLDELEADFGVRPTDLHRPFIDRLTRPNPDDPTGKSTMRRIEDVLDVWFDSGSMPFAQVHYPFENREWFDQHSPADFIVEYIGQTRGWFYTLHALSTALFDRPAFSSVVSHGIVLGNDGQKMSKSLRNYPDVNEVFDRDGSDAMRWFLLASPVLRGGNLVVTEEGIREGVRQVLLPLWSTWYFFSLYANSAQPGGYEATRDTTSDDVLDRYILARTRRLVIEVTEHMTALDSTLAAASLRDFADVLTNWYVRRSRDRFWAGTEQGDTRAFDTLHTVLETVTRVAAPLLPLVSERIWKDLTGGRSVHLEDWPEPDDLPADDRLVEVMDRVRQVASTALSLRKQSGLRVRQPLARLTVVSDDADGLARFEDILRDELNVKSVSVEELTPTSAADAGITRRLTVNARVAGPRLGKGVQQVIQAARQGDWTEADGQVVAGGVPLVAGEYELVLEVAGDRADQALALLPGGGFLLLDTALTPELEAEGLARDVVRNVQDARKGAGLDVSDRISLVIRLDAAGAEQAERFRDLIARETLAVALRIDADAEATEAGITVGGGSPLDIEVERA, from the coding sequence ATGACCTACCCCCGTCCCGTCCCCGACGACCCGAGCGCCCCCGACCAGGTCGCCGCGAGCCCGCGCTTCCCGGACGTCGAGAAGGGCATCCTCGCCTTCTGGAAGCGCGACGACACCTTCCGCGCCTCCGTCGAGCGGCGCGAGGGATGCGACGAGTGGGTCTTCTACGACGGCCCGCCCTTCGCCAACGGCCTCCCGCACTACGGGCACCTCCTCACGGGCTACGCCAAGGACGCGTTCCCGCGCTTCCAGACCATGCGCGGCAAGCAGGTCCACCGCCGCTTCGGCTGGGACACGCACGGCCTGCCCGCGGAGCTCGAGGCGATGCGCCAGCTCGGGATCACCGAGAAGAGCGAGATCGAGGAGATGGGCGTCGAGGAGTTCAACGCCGTCGCCCGCCGCTCCGTGCTCGAGTACACGGGCGAGTGGGAGGACTACGTCACCCGGTCGGCCCGCTGGGTCGACTTCGAGGACGACTACAAGACGCTCGACCTCGACTTCATGGAGTCGGTCATCTGGGCGTTCAAGGAGCTGCACGCCAAGGGCCTCGCCTACGAGGGCTTCCGCGTGCTGCCGTACTGCTGGCACGACCAGACGCCGCTGAGCAACCACGAGCTGCGGATGGACGACGACGTCTACCGCATGCGCCAGGACCAGTCGGTCACCGTCACCTTCCCGCTCGTCGGGGCGAAGGCGGAGTCGCTCGGCCTCACGGCCGTGCGCGCGCTCGCCTGGACGACGACGCCCTGGACCCTGCCGACCAACATGGCGCTCGCGGTCGGGCCGGACATCACCTACGCCGTGGTGCCCGCCGGCCCCGCGGGCACGCCGGACGCCGAGGCGCCCGACGCCCTGCCCCGGGAGTCGTCCGTGCAGCTCGCGGCCGAGGTGCTCGGATCCGAGTACCTCATCGCCCAGGACCTCGTGGGGAACTACGCCAAGGACCTCGGCTACGCGTCCGCCGACGAGGCCCGCGCCGCCGTCTCCCGCACCGTCCTCGGCCGCCAGCTCGAGGGCGTCGCGTACGACCGCCTCTGGGACTTCTACGCCGACACGGAGGCGTTCGGCACCGAGAACGCGTGGCAGGTGCTCGTCGCCGACTACGTCACGACCACGGACGGCACCGGCATCGTCCACCAGGCCCCGGCCTACGGCGAGGAGGACCAGCAGGTCTGCGCCGCGGCCGGGATCCCCGTGATCCTCTCGCTCGACGAGGGCGGCCGCTTCGTCGACACCGTCCCCGAGGTCGCGGGCGAGCTGTGGTCGGACGCCGGCAAGACGCTCACGCGCATGCTCAAGGCGCAGGGCCGCCTCGTCCGCCAGGCCAGCTACGAGCACTCCTACCCGCACTGCTGGCGCTGCAAGAACCCGCTCATCTACAAGGCGGTCTCCAGCTGGTTCGTGCGCGTCACCGACTTCCGCGACGACATGGTGCGCCTCAACCAGGACATCGCGTGGACGCCCGAGAACGTCAAGGACGGCCAGTTCGGCAAGTGGATCGGCAACGCCCGCGACTGGTCGATCAGCCGCAACCGGTTCTGGGGCAGCCCCATCCCGGTGTGGAAGAGCGACGACCCGGCCTACCCGCGCATCGACGTGTACGGCAGCCTCGACGAGCTCGAGGCCGACTTCGGCGTGCGCCCGACGGATCTGCACCGCCCCTTCATCGACCGTCTCACGCGGCCGAACCCCGACGACCCGACGGGGAAGAGCACCATGCGCCGGATCGAGGACGTGCTCGACGTCTGGTTCGACTCCGGATCCATGCCGTTCGCGCAGGTGCACTACCCGTTCGAGAACCGCGAGTGGTTCGACCAGCACAGCCCGGCCGACTTCATCGTCGAGTACATCGGGCAGACCCGCGGCTGGTTCTACACGCTGCACGCGCTGTCGACCGCCCTCTTCGACCGGCCCGCGTTCTCGAGCGTCGTCAGCCACGGCATCGTGCTCGGCAACGACGGCCAGAAGATGTCGAAGTCGCTCCGCAACTACCCGGACGTGAACGAGGTGTTCGACCGCGACGGATCCGACGCCATGCGCTGGTTCCTGCTCGCGAGCCCCGTGCTCCGCGGCGGCAACCTCGTCGTCACCGAGGAGGGGATCCGCGAGGGCGTCCGCCAGGTGCTGCTCCCGCTCTGGAGCACCTGGTACTTCTTCTCGCTCTACGCCAACTCCGCGCAGCCCGGCGGCTACGAGGCGACGCGCGACACGACGAGCGACGACGTGCTGGACCGCTACATCCTGGCCCGCACGCGCCGCCTCGTCATCGAGGTCACCGAGCACATGACCGCGCTCGACTCGACGCTGGCCGCCGCCTCCCTCCGCGACTTCGCCGACGTGCTCACCAACTGGTACGTGCGCCGCAGCCGCGACCGCTTCTGGGCGGGCACGGAGCAGGGCGACACGCGCGCGTTCGACACGCTGCACACGGTCCTGGAGACCGTGACGCGCGTCGCGGCGCCGCTGCTCCCGCTCGTGTCCGAGCGCATCTGGAAGGACCTCACCGGGGGGCGCAGCGTCCACCTGGAGGACTGGCCGGAGCCCGACGACCTGCCCGCGGACGACCGCCTCGTCGAGGTGATGGACCGGGTCCGCCAGGTCGCCTCGACCGCGCTCTCGCTCCGCAAGCAGTCCGGCCTCCGCGTGCGCCAGCCGCTCGCGCGCCTCACGGTCGTGAGCGACGACGCCGACGGGCTCGCCCGGTTCGAGGACATCCTGCGCGACGAGCTCAACGTCAAGTCGGTGTCCGTCGAGGAGCTGACCCCGACGAGCGCGGCCGACGCGGGGATCACGCGCCGCCTCACCGTCAACGCGCGCGTCGCCGGGCCGCGCCTCGGCAAGGGCGTGCAGCAGGTGATCCAGGCCGCCCGCCAGGGCGACTGGACGGAGGCCGACGGCCAGGTCGTCGCGGGCGGCGTGCCGCTCGTGGCCGGCGAGTACGAGCTCGTCCTGGAGGTCGCGGGCGACCGCGCCGACCAGGCGCTCGCGCTCCTGCCGGGCGGCGGCTTCCTGCTGCTCGACACCGCGCTCACGCCGGAGCTCGAGGCCGAGGGCCTGGCGCGCGACGTCGTGCGCAACGTGCAGGACGCGCGGAAGGGCGCGGGGCTCGACGTGAGCGACCGCATCTCCCTCGTGATCCGGCTGGACGCCGCGGGCGCCGAGCAGGCGGAGCGGTTCCGCGACCTCATCGCCCGTGAGACCCTGGCGGTGGCCCTGCGGATCGACGCGGACGCGGAGGCGACGGAGGCCGGCATCACCGTCGGCGGCGGATCGCCCCTGGACATCGAGGTGGAGCGAGCATGA
- the ndk gene encoding nucleoside-diphosphate kinase, producing MSAPVQETLVLVKPDGVARGLTGEILRRIEAKGYQIVDLRMVQAERALLEQHYEEHQGKPFYEPLVEFMESGPIVAVRVAGNRVIEGFRSLAGTTDPTGAAPGTIRGDLGRDWGLAVAQNLVHGSDSPESAARELALWF from the coding sequence ATGTCCGCTCCCGTCCAGGAGACCCTCGTCCTCGTCAAGCCCGACGGCGTCGCCCGCGGCCTCACCGGCGAGATCCTCCGCCGCATCGAGGCCAAGGGCTACCAGATCGTCGACCTCCGCATGGTCCAGGCCGAGCGCGCACTGCTCGAGCAGCACTACGAGGAGCACCAGGGCAAGCCGTTCTACGAGCCGCTCGTGGAGTTCATGGAGTCGGGCCCGATCGTCGCGGTGCGCGTCGCCGGGAACCGCGTCATCGAGGGCTTCCGCTCGCTCGCCGGCACGACCGACCCGACGGGCGCCGCCCCCGGCACGATCCGCGGCGACCTCGGCCGCGACTGGGGCCTCGCCGTGGCGCAGAACCTCGTGCACGGCAGCGACTCCCCGGAGTCGGCCGCGCGCGAGCTCGCGCTCTGGTTCTAG
- a CDS encoding Rne/Rng family ribonuclease encodes MVERDENTGRRRPSLFERLTGRRAETTAATGTGGTPAIPASATPEASGTPAASEAKGHTLNENDDTRSTPDETEAPVVRRSRRASTPASAPAVAQPDDASVDASASASASAPAASEDAPAAEQPAAPAARAPRKRAPRKAAVPAEQEEPVGGVADTEATVDEPAAAEPVDEPAAEAPAAPARAVPSLSVFFQAPDIAPLPPRRERDDRRDDRRDDARDEDDDLDRDDRPSRSSRRGGRGQDRGVSRDGRGRDPRDDDHDDEDDSPSVRRRARRRSGEEGRDGDDAPGTVVKVRTPREPELITEPQRIKGSTRLEAKKQRRRDGRDAGRRRPVLTESEYLARRESVDRSMIVRSRDGKIQIGVLEDQVLVEHYVARADEASLIGNVYLGRVQNVLPSMEAAFIDIGRGRNAVLYSGEVDWEAANADKGPGNHARRIEVALKPGDRVLVQVTKDPVGHKGARLTSQVSLPGRYLVYVPNGSMNGISRKLPDTERARLKKTLKEVLPENVGVIVRTAAEGATEEQLKLDVERLTSQWAEISRQVEKAQAPALLHSEPDLLLKIIRDVFNEDFRELVIDGGDAQEIIEGYLRGVAPDLIDRVQTYSGEKDSFDHYRVSEQIEKALDRKVWLPSGGSLVIDRTEAMTVVDVNTGKFVGSGGNLEETVTKNNLEAAEEIVRQMRLRDIGGIIVVDFIDMVLETNRDLVLRRLVECLSRDRTKHQVAEVTSLGLVQMTRKKLGLGLLESFSENCETCAGRGIIIHHDPLMAHKQTPQEPVQGQGRRRGGKGQQDHGTGGGNGGGGRGSGGGQAQQQQQRPPAASTHSITDDARSALAKIATSTIQTVTEAIDRVEDVVRTPDGTAEAPSQADAAPVEEQPRGDRPRRSRGGRGRASSATAEAPERSETQAPTVEAPSAPAEDPTPADAPVEEPALSTLEPREAIRLEPVQILDIPVASTRTAPRRVSSADAEQLLGSVLDALPQPKEPGQGRSRSRRVSTQTLTTPAPADDAS; translated from the coding sequence ATGGTGGAGAGAGACGAGAACACCGGCAGGAGGCGACCCAGCCTCTTCGAGCGGCTCACGGGCCGTCGCGCCGAGACGACCGCGGCGACGGGGACCGGCGGCACGCCCGCCATCCCCGCGTCCGCGACCCCCGAGGCGAGCGGCACGCCCGCCGCCTCCGAAGCGAAGGGCCACACCCTGAACGAGAACGACGACACCCGATCCACGCCCGACGAGACGGAGGCGCCGGTCGTCCGACGCTCCCGCCGCGCGAGCACGCCCGCATCCGCGCCCGCGGTCGCCCAGCCGGACGACGCCAGCGTCGACGCGTCCGCCTCGGCCTCGGCCTCCGCTCCCGCGGCCTCCGAGGACGCTCCGGCCGCCGAGCAGCCCGCCGCGCCCGCCGCCCGGGCGCCCCGGAAGCGCGCCCCCCGCAAGGCCGCCGTCCCGGCCGAGCAGGAGGAGCCCGTCGGCGGCGTCGCCGACACGGAGGCGACCGTCGACGAGCCCGCCGCGGCCGAGCCGGTCGACGAGCCCGCCGCCGAGGCCCCCGCGGCTCCGGCACGCGCCGTGCCGTCCCTCTCCGTCTTCTTCCAGGCCCCGGACATCGCGCCGCTGCCTCCCCGCCGCGAGCGGGACGACCGCCGGGACGACCGCCGGGACGACGCCCGCGACGAGGACGACGACCTCGACCGCGACGACCGCCCCTCGCGCTCCTCGCGTCGCGGTGGCCGCGGACAGGACCGCGGCGTCAGCCGCGACGGCCGCGGCCGCGACCCCCGCGACGACGACCACGACGACGAGGACGACTCGCCGTCGGTCCGCCGCCGCGCGCGCCGCCGCTCCGGCGAGGAGGGCCGCGACGGCGACGACGCGCCCGGCACGGTCGTCAAGGTCCGCACGCCGCGCGAGCCCGAGCTCATCACCGAGCCGCAGCGGATCAAGGGATCCACGCGCCTCGAGGCCAAGAAGCAGCGCCGCCGCGACGGGCGCGACGCCGGCCGCCGCCGCCCCGTCCTCACCGAGTCGGAGTACCTGGCGCGCCGCGAGTCCGTCGACCGCAGCATGATCGTGCGCTCGCGCGACGGCAAGATCCAGATCGGCGTCCTCGAGGACCAGGTGCTCGTGGAGCACTACGTCGCCCGCGCCGACGAGGCGTCCCTCATCGGCAACGTCTACCTCGGCCGCGTCCAGAACGTGCTGCCCAGCATGGAGGCCGCCTTCATCGACATCGGCCGCGGCCGCAACGCCGTGCTCTACTCCGGCGAGGTCGACTGGGAGGCCGCCAACGCCGACAAGGGGCCGGGCAACCACGCGCGTCGCATCGAGGTGGCGCTGAAGCCCGGCGACCGCGTGCTCGTCCAGGTCACCAAGGACCCGGTCGGCCACAAGGGCGCCCGCCTCACGAGCCAGGTGAGCCTCCCCGGCCGCTACCTCGTGTACGTGCCCAACGGGTCCATGAACGGCATCAGCCGCAAGCTCCCCGACACCGAGCGCGCGCGCCTCAAGAAGACGCTCAAGGAGGTGCTGCCCGAGAACGTGGGCGTCATCGTCCGCACCGCCGCCGAGGGCGCGACCGAGGAGCAGCTGAAGCTCGACGTCGAGCGCCTCACGTCGCAGTGGGCCGAGATCAGCCGCCAGGTCGAGAAGGCGCAGGCGCCCGCGCTCCTGCACTCGGAGCCCGACCTGCTGCTGAAGATCATCCGCGACGTCTTCAACGAGGACTTCCGCGAGCTCGTGATCGACGGCGGCGACGCCCAGGAGATCATCGAGGGCTACCTGCGCGGCGTGGCGCCCGACCTCATCGACCGGGTGCAGACGTACTCGGGCGAGAAGGACTCGTTCGACCACTACCGCGTCAGCGAGCAGATCGAGAAGGCGCTCGACCGCAAGGTCTGGCTGCCCTCCGGCGGCTCGCTCGTCATCGACCGCACCGAGGCCATGACCGTGGTCGACGTCAACACGGGCAAGTTCGTCGGATCCGGCGGCAACCTCGAGGAGACCGTCACCAAGAACAACCTCGAGGCCGCGGAGGAGATCGTCCGCCAGATGCGCCTGCGGGACATCGGCGGGATCATCGTCGTCGACTTCATCGACATGGTCCTCGAGACCAACCGCGACCTCGTCCTCCGCCGCCTGGTGGAGTGCCTCAGCCGCGACCGGACCAAGCACCAGGTCGCCGAGGTGACCTCGCTCGGCCTCGTGCAGATGACCCGCAAGAAGCTCGGCCTCGGGCTGCTCGAGTCGTTCTCCGAGAACTGCGAGACGTGCGCCGGGCGGGGGATCATCATCCACCACGACCCGCTCATGGCCCACAAGCAGACGCCCCAGGAGCCCGTGCAGGGCCAGGGTCGTCGTCGCGGCGGCAAGGGCCAGCAGGACCACGGCACCGGCGGCGGCAACGGCGGCGGCGGTCGCGGAAGCGGGGGCGGCCAGGCGCAGCAGCAGCAGCAGCGCCCGCCCGCGGCCAGCACCCACAGCATCACCGACGACGCGCGCAGCGCCCTGGCGAAGATCGCCACGAGCACCATCCAGACGGTGACCGAGGCCATCGACCGGGTCGAGGACGTCGTGCGCACGCCGGACGGGACAGCCGAGGCCCCGTCGCAGGCCGACGCCGCTCCCGTCGAGGAGCAGCCGCGCGGCGACCGCCCGCGTCGCAGCCGCGGGGGCCGGGGACGCGCGTCGTCCGCGACCGCCGAGGCGCCCGAGCGCTCGGAGACGCAGGCGCCCACCGTCGAGGCGCCGTCCGCGCCCGCCGAGGACCCGACGCCCGCCGACGCTCCCGTGGAGGAGCCCGCCCTGTCGACGCTGGAGCCGCGCGAGGCCATCCGCCTGGAGCCCGTGCAGATCCTCGACATCCCGGTCGCGAGCACCCGCACGGCCCCGCGCCGCGTGAGCTCGGCCGACGCGGAGCAGCTGCTCGGCTCCGTGCTCGACGCGCTGCCGCAGCCCAAGGAGCCCGGCCAGGGGCGTTCGCGCAGCCGCCGGGTCTCCACGCAGACGCTCACGACGCCGGCCCCGGCCGACGACGCGAGCTGA
- a CDS encoding DUF4233 domain-containing protein produces the protein MSTDGRPARTRRPRPPRTTVEILGSIVMGFQVIVVFLASLVAFGLEALPALPALGGGALLVLAMLAVVGALRTPLGIRAGWVVQVLVVLTGFVLPAMFAVGGFFLLLWIYAMVQGARIDREKAAARGAWEQAMLDEQAAAGNAPAPGDERPTDHRPTTEPPAPTP, from the coding sequence GTGAGCACCGACGGCCGCCCGGCCCGCACACGACGGCCGCGCCCGCCGCGCACGACGGTCGAGATCCTCGGATCCATCGTCATGGGCTTCCAGGTCATCGTGGTGTTCCTCGCGAGCCTCGTCGCCTTCGGCCTCGAGGCGCTACCGGCGCTCCCCGCGCTCGGCGGCGGCGCCCTCCTCGTGCTGGCCATGCTCGCCGTCGTCGGCGCGCTCCGCACTCCGCTGGGCATCCGCGCCGGCTGGGTCGTGCAGGTGCTCGTCGTCCTCACCGGCTTCGTGCTGCCCGCGATGTTCGCGGTCGGCGGCTTCTTCCTGCTGCTCTGGATCTACGCCATGGTGCAGGGCGCCCGCATCGACCGCGAGAAGGCGGCCGCGCGCGGCGCGTGGGAGCAGGCCATGCTCGACGAGCAGGCCGCGGCGGGCAACGCGCCCGCGCCGGGCGACGAGCGCCCCACCGACCACCGACCGACCACCGAGCCGCCGGCTCCCACCCCGTAG
- a CDS encoding vitamin K epoxide reductase family protein, which produces MTATRAPAHPRSLAVLLVVTGVVGWIGAFVLVLDRLHLLENPGASLSCDVNPFISCATVIQSPQGSLFGFPNPLIGVAAFVVPVVIGMALFAGARFARWFWTLFALGTLGGWVFVTWLFTQSVFVIGALCPYCLLVWSAMIPLWWGTLSATARAGLLPLPAGVRRAADAVAPYTWAVVVLNYAIIVVAIIATFPALIPTLFG; this is translated from the coding sequence ATGACCGCCACCCGGGCCCCCGCGCACCCCCGCTCGCTGGCCGTCCTGCTCGTCGTCACGGGCGTCGTCGGCTGGATCGGCGCGTTCGTCCTCGTGCTCGACCGGCTGCACCTCCTGGAGAACCCGGGCGCGTCGCTCTCGTGCGACGTCAACCCGTTCATCTCGTGCGCCACCGTCATCCAGTCGCCGCAGGGATCGCTGTTCGGCTTCCCGAACCCGCTCATCGGCGTGGCGGCGTTCGTGGTGCCCGTCGTGATCGGCATGGCCCTGTTCGCGGGCGCCCGGTTCGCGCGCTGGTTCTGGACGCTGTTCGCGCTCGGCACGCTCGGCGGCTGGGTGTTCGTGACGTGGCTCTTCACGCAGAGCGTCTTCGTCATCGGCGCGCTCTGCCCGTACTGCCTCCTGGTGTGGAGCGCGATGATCCCGCTGTGGTGGGGCACGCTCTCCGCCACCGCCCGCGCGGGGCTCCTGCCGCTGCCCGCGGGCGTCCGCCGGGCCGCCGACGCCGTGGCGCCGTACACGTGGGCGGTCGTGGTGCTCAACTACGCGATCATCGTGGTCGCGATCATCGCGACGTTCCCGGCGCTCATCCCGACGCTGTTCGGCTGA
- a CDS encoding TetR/AcrR family transcriptional regulator, with protein sequence MTSARPAGRPRRSSRATLEEAAAELFLENTYAATTVEQIAQRAGVSRATFFNYFASKADLLWAGLDDTLRACGDALASADAGGSVVDGVVDAVIGAARSRGEGWLPLALTQHEVMGLGADVAGEGVARAAPLVDPVAQAIARASGRRASAAPVRVAAAVIAAATAAAVVAWAGDGVGRGPLEDAVRRALDPLRPALDATLG encoded by the coding sequence ATGACCTCCGCCCGTCCCGCCGGCCGTCCGCGCCGCTCGTCGCGCGCGACGCTCGAGGAGGCCGCGGCGGAGCTGTTCCTCGAGAACACGTACGCCGCGACGACCGTCGAGCAGATCGCCCAGCGCGCCGGCGTCAGCCGCGCCACGTTCTTCAACTACTTCGCCTCCAAGGCCGACCTGCTGTGGGCGGGGCTCGACGACACCCTGCGCGCGTGCGGCGACGCCCTCGCGTCAGCGGACGCCGGCGGCTCGGTCGTCGACGGCGTCGTCGACGCGGTGATCGGCGCCGCCCGCTCCCGGGGCGAGGGCTGGCTGCCGCTCGCTCTCACGCAGCACGAGGTCATGGGGCTCGGCGCCGACGTCGCGGGCGAGGGCGTGGCCCGCGCGGCGCCGCTCGTGGATCCCGTCGCGCAGGCCATCGCGCGCGCGTCCGGCCGCCGGGCCTCCGCGGCGCCCGTGCGCGTCGCGGCCGCCGTGATCGCCGCCGCGACGGCCGCCGCGGTCGTCGCGTGGGCCGGGGACGGCGTGGGCCGCGGGCCGCTCGAGGACGCGGTCCGCCGCGCGCTGGATCCGCTCCGCCCGGCCCTCGACGCGACCCTCGGGTGA
- a CDS encoding bifunctional folylpolyglutamate synthase/dihydrofolate synthase, which produces MNDQRGGRPFDDDADDVRRDDDFEPETDEGVDAAARALDPDVDGLSDDQLFADDAAELRREAEQSIVAGREVDDENYFEREGDAVYQALLARMGEQAPQPRLSATRRVVELLGDPQRAYAIVHVTGTNGKTSTSRITESILRATGLRTGLFTSPHLVRFNERIVVDGLPITDEALSRNWADVEPFIDLVDQELVAAGEEPVTFFEALTVLAFASFADAPVDVAVIEVGMGGEWDSTNVGDGQVAVFTPVSLDHTQRLGSTVAEIARTKSGIVKPAADVVSSAQDPEVVAELMRAAELTESTWSMEGERFRLLDTTLAVGGQIISVQGLAGTYRDVFLPLFGAHQAQNAAVAIAAVESFLGGGDHAIHDDVLAEGLATATSPGRLQVVGTEPTVLVDAAHNPAGAASLAAALPVYFTFDRVTAVIGVLADKDAEGIVRELAPVVDHFIVTRSTSERSVDPDELARIVVGVVGRDRVTVEPDLRTALEDARDSAGETEKGAALVTGSILLVGEAIAHAADEGWKTA; this is translated from the coding sequence ATGAACGACCAGCGGGGCGGACGCCCCTTCGACGACGACGCGGACGACGTCCGCCGGGACGACGACTTCGAGCCCGAGACGGACGAGGGCGTCGACGCCGCGGCGCGCGCGCTCGACCCCGACGTCGACGGCCTGAGCGACGACCAGCTCTTCGCCGACGACGCCGCCGAGCTCCGCCGCGAGGCCGAGCAGTCCATCGTGGCCGGCCGCGAGGTCGACGACGAGAACTACTTCGAGCGCGAGGGCGACGCCGTCTACCAGGCGCTGCTCGCCCGGATGGGGGAGCAGGCGCCGCAGCCGCGCCTGTCGGCCACCCGCCGCGTGGTCGAGCTGCTCGGCGACCCGCAGCGCGCGTACGCGATCGTGCACGTCACCGGCACCAACGGGAAGACGTCGACGAGCCGGATCACCGAGAGCATCCTGCGCGCCACCGGCCTCCGCACGGGCCTCTTCACGAGCCCGCACCTCGTGCGCTTCAACGAGCGCATCGTCGTCGACGGCCTGCCGATCACCGACGAGGCGCTCAGCCGCAACTGGGCCGACGTCGAGCCCTTCATCGACCTGGTCGACCAGGAGCTCGTCGCCGCGGGCGAGGAGCCCGTCACCTTCTTCGAGGCGCTCACCGTGCTCGCGTTCGCGTCCTTCGCGGACGCGCCCGTGGACGTCGCCGTGATCGAGGTCGGCATGGGCGGCGAGTGGGACAGCACCAACGTCGGCGACGGCCAGGTCGCCGTGTTCACGCCCGTCTCGCTCGACCACACACAGCGCCTCGGATCCACCGTCGCGGAGATCGCGCGCACCAAGTCCGGCATCGTCAAGCCCGCCGCGGACGTGGTGTCGAGCGCGCAGGACCCCGAGGTCGTGGCCGAGCTCATGCGCGCGGCCGAGCTGACGGAGTCGACGTGGTCGATGGAGGGGGAGCGGTTCCGCCTCCTCGACACGACCCTCGCGGTCGGCGGCCAAATCATCAGCGTGCAGGGCCTCGCGGGCACCTACCGCGACGTGTTCCTGCCGCTCTTCGGCGCGCACCAGGCGCAGAACGCCGCGGTCGCGATCGCCGCGGTCGAGTCGTTCCTCGGCGGCGGCGACCACGCCATCCACGACGACGTGCTCGCGGAGGGCCTCGCCACCGCGACGAGCCCCGGCCGCCTGCAGGTCGTGGGCACCGAGCCGACCGTGCTCGTCGACGCCGCCCACAACCCCGCGGGCGCCGCGTCGCTCGCGGCCGCGCTGCCCGTCTACTTCACGTTCGACCGCGTCACGGCCGTCATCGGCGTGCTCGCGGACAAGGACGCGGAGGGCATCGTGCGCGAGCTCGCGCCCGTCGTCGACCACTTCATCGTCACGCGGTCCACGTCGGAGCGCTCGGTGGATCCCGACGAGCTGGCCCGCATCGTCGTCGGCGTCGTCGGCCGCGACCGGGTCACGGTCGAACCCGACCTCCGCACCGCCCTCGAGGACGCGCGCGACTCCGCGGGTGAGACCGAGAAGGGCGCGGCGCTCGTCACCGGCTCGATCCTCCTCGTCGGCGAGGCCATCGCCCACGCCGCCGACGAGGGCTGGAAGACCGCGTGA
- a CDS encoding class I SAM-dependent methyltransferase encodes MTADAAPQPDRSVLASSFGAVADQYDRVRPGYPDDAVDWMLPAGARRVVDLGAGTGKLTRLLAARGLAVTAVEPDDRMRQVLAASSPEVDVQAGSGEAIPVGDGEEDAVLVAQAWHWMDAGAAAREAARVLRPGGRLGIVWNVMDTEVDWVRELDALLQPGARAAGRATEPGPFPGFGPVEHASFAHVHRVAPEDVVALAGSISRISTLPDAARARVLDDIRTLLAGHPDTAGRDALDLPYRVDAYRAQLGG; translated from the coding sequence ATGACCGCCGACGCCGCCCCGCAGCCCGACCGCTCCGTCCTCGCCTCCTCGTTCGGGGCCGTGGCCGACCAGTACGACCGCGTCCGCCCGGGCTACCCCGACGACGCCGTCGACTGGATGCTCCCGGCCGGCGCTCGCCGCGTGGTCGACCTCGGCGCGGGGACCGGGAAGCTCACCCGCCTCCTCGCCGCGCGCGGCCTCGCCGTCACCGCGGTCGAGCCCGACGACCGGATGCGCCAGGTGCTCGCGGCGTCCTCGCCGGAGGTCGACGTCCAGGCGGGCAGCGGCGAGGCGATCCCCGTCGGCGACGGCGAGGAGGACGCCGTCCTCGTCGCGCAGGCTTGGCACTGGATGGACGCGGGCGCCGCAGCGCGCGAGGCCGCGCGCGTCCTGCGTCCGGGCGGGCGCCTCGGCATCGTCTGGAACGTGATGGACACCGAGGTCGACTGGGTCCGCGAGCTCGACGCCCTGCTCCAGCCGGGCGCCCGGGCCGCGGGCCGCGCGACGGAGCCCGGCCCGTTCCCCGGCTTCGGCCCGGTCGAGCACGCGTCGTTCGCCCACGTGCACCGCGTGGCACCCGAGGACGTGGTGGCCCTCGCCGGATCCATCAGCCGGATCAGCACGCTGCCCGATGCCGCGCGCGCCCGGGTGCTCGACGACATCCGGACGCTCCTCGCCGGCCACCCGGACACCGCGGGCCGCGACGCGCTCGACCTGCCGTACCGCGTCGACGCGTACCGCGCCCAGCTCGGCGGCTAG